A stretch of DNA from Clostridia bacterium:
TCTGGAGATGCGCCGATGGCCCCAGCGACCCTCTCCCGCGCCTCGTCCATGCCACGCTTGGTCTCTCTTCCGAATGAGTGTATGCTCGATGGATTTCCAAACTTCTCAGCTAGATACGGGATCATGGAGTCGAGAACTTCACGCCTGACCGGCGTGGTGGCAGCGTTATCCAAATATATCCTATCCATGCAACACCCTCCCGATAGCAACAGCTCAGCCAGACCTCAGTCGACGCTCTCAGCATCGCCGTTCCCTTGCGGCGCAGCTATCATATCTTCGAGCGTAGTCGAGTCTAGTATCGACGTAATCCCATCGCGTAACCTAGCCCAAACCGGATGGGCTGCACAATCGCCAACCCGGCTGCATCCTCCTCCGTCACCGCCGTCTTCTGAAGCGCACGAACACAGTGCTATTGGCCCTTCAAGGGCGCGCACTACATCGCCAACAGTGATGCTCCTCGGTTCCCGTGCGAGAGCGTATCCGCCTGCAGCTCCCCTCTGCCCCAAGAGCAGCCCCGCCTTTCGAAGCACTCCGAGCAGCTGCTCAAGGTAACTTTCGGGGATTCCCTGCCTGGCTGCAACCTCCCGGAGAGATACCGGACCGCGCCCGAACAGCGTGGCCAGCTCCGCCATTGCGCGTACCCCATACTCGGTGCGCGAGCTTAATTTCACCCAATCACCTCCGAGTGCCATACCAAAGGCAGCCTCGGCAATCCCGACCGATTCAGTCGGA
This window harbors:
- a CDS encoding Rrf2 family transcriptional regulator, with protein sequence MKLSSRTEYGVRAMAELATLFGRGPVSLREVAARQGIPESYLEQLLGVLRKAGLLLGQRGAAGGYALAREPRSITVGDVVRALEGPIALCSCASEDGGDGGGCSRVGDCAAHPVWARLRDGITSILDSTTLEDMIAAPQGNGDAESVD